From Hydra vulgaris chromosome 15, alternate assembly HydraT2T_AEP, one genomic window encodes:
- the LOC136071970 gene encoding hatching enzyme 1.2-like, with product MRKLVALLTIVASAIAWKKEMENPNMYQGDIQLTPDEEERLKNKMSPFGSIKDKRWTNKIVPYMIDNTIDAGTRQAINDAIADYHTYTCLRFVPRKSEPNYIRFTKGAGCTSPVGMSGGVNVVSLGENCGDKGTALHEIGHSIGLYHEQSRPDRGKYIKINYNNIDPKYGTAFAFDIANDIDSLGTEYDLRSAMHYSSEAFAKPGLQTITTVDPKNMKYIENFNQIIGFSVIDVQQIRKMYNCPGGPLPNNCIDKEKTQDCEYWKNTGLCNTNKPFMYFRCRKTCNVC from the exons ATGCGAAAGTTGGTTGCTTTGTTAACAATAGTAGCCAGTGCCATAGCATGGAAAAAAGAAATGGAAA ACCCAAATATGTATCAGGGAGACATCCAGCTTACACCAGATGaagaagaaagattaaaaaataaaatgagtcCATTTGGATCAATCAAAGATAAAAGATGGACAAACAAAATAGTACCATACATGATTGATAATACGatag ATGCTGGAACACGTCAAGCAATTAACGATGCAATCGCAGATTATCACACTTACACTTGCCTTAGATTTGTTCCGAGAAAAAGTGAACCAAACTACATCAGGTTTACAAAAGGAGCAGG gtgCACTTCACCAGTAGGAATGAGTGGTGGTGTAAATGTAGTTTCTCTTGGAGAAAATTGTGGAGATAAAGGAACAGCTTTGCACGAAATTGGTCATAGTATAG ggttgTATCATGAACAATCAAGACCAGACAgaggaaaatatattaaaattaactataacAACATTGATCCAA AATATGGCACTGCTTTTGCGTTTGACATTGCAAATGATATTGATTCTTTGGGCACTGAATACGATCTTCGTTCAGCAATGCATTACAG CTCCGAAGCATTTGCCAAGCCCGGTTTGCAAACTATTACGACAGTAGATCCTAAAAACATGAAATACATAGAAAACTTTAACCAAATTATTGGTTTTAGCGTCATAGATGTTCAGCAAATCAGAAAGATGTACAATTGCCCAGGag GACCACTTCCGAATAACTGCATtgacaaagaaaaaacacaaGATTGTGAATATTGGAAAAACACAGGTCTATGTAATACAAATAAACCCTTCATGTATTTCCGATGCCGTAAAACATGTAACGTCTgctaa